From the Streptomyces sp. Sge12 genome, the window GGACCAGGTGCTCGTCCTTGGCCGATCCGTTCCCGTCGGCGAGGTGGACGTGCGCGAGCCGGTCGCCCATCCGGTCGATCATGGCGGTGGCGTCGGTGCGGGCGGTCGCGGTGTGCGACAGGTCGACGGTGAAGTGCCGGTAGTCGTCCTTGGTGACGTCCCACTCGGGGGCGTACGCGAGCATCTCGCGGTCGCGGTAGCGCCACGGGTACATGTTCTCCACGGCGAAGCGGACATCGGTCTCGTCGGCCATCCGCCAGATGCCGGTGACGAAGTCCCGCGCGTACTGGCGCTGCCAGCGGAACGGCGGATGCACGACCACGGCGGACGCCCCGAGCCGCTCGGCCGCCGCCTGCGCCCGCTGCAGCTTCGTCCACGGATCGGTGGACCAGACCCGCTGGGTGATCAGGAGACACGGCGCGTGCACGGCCAGGATCGGCACCCCGTGGTGGTCCGAGAGCCGGCGCAGGGCGTCGACGTCCTGACTGACCGGGTCCGTCCAGACCATGACCTCGACGCCGTCGTACCCCAGGCGCGCGGCGATCTCGAAGGCGGTCGCCGTCGACTCCGGATAGACCGAGGCGGTGGAGAGGGCGACTTTCGCGGTCGGGACACGGACTGGTTCTGCCACGGAGACAGGGTACGGGCCCACGGCGGCGGCCGACCGTGACGGCGGCCACGCCGAGAGGGCCGTCACAGGGTGACCAGCCGGACGAGCACCACGATCACCGTGCCCGCCGTGAAGATCG encodes:
- a CDS encoding sugar phosphate isomerase/epimerase family protein, producing the protein MAEPVRVPTAKVALSTASVYPESTATAFEIAARLGYDGVEVMVWTDPVSQDVDALRRLSDHHGVPILAVHAPCLLITQRVWSTDPWTKLQRAQAAAERLGASAVVVHPPFRWQRQYARDFVTGIWRMADETDVRFAVENMYPWRYRDREMLAYAPEWDVTKDDYRHFTVDLSHTATARTDATAMIDRMGDRLAHVHLADGNGSAKDEHLVPGRGTQPCAELLERLARTSFDGHVVIEVNTRRAMSSAEREADLAEALAFTRLHLATAEGATGTGTATGTTGNTAAEPERDGAHRP